The following proteins are encoded in a genomic region of Maribacter hydrothermalis:
- a CDS encoding patatin-like phospholipase family protein — MIEEIKDFKGFEEIALCFSGGGYRAACFSLGILSFLEKISLLENVKTLSTASGGTITGAKWAQSQTDGESFQTFFKSYYNWLKKDDLTKNAISHLKSTREWKKQGNEHKKRNPINAFAIEYNKLFYHRTLGDVHQAIKNGKTSFNKVLFNTTDFSHSMGFKFQNITSGSTLGNKKVQKLGHSLNNHISEFKLGDILAASSAFPGGFEPISFPSDFVPKNKRELIGIDKMNEIGLMDGGITDNQGISSILSGKKTYDLYFIADVASP, encoded by the coding sequence ATGATAGAAGAAATAAAAGATTTTAAAGGATTTGAAGAAATCGCCCTTTGTTTTTCTGGTGGTGGATACAGAGCTGCATGTTTTTCTCTTGGCATACTTTCATTTTTAGAGAAAATTTCACTGTTAGAAAATGTAAAAACTCTTTCCACAGCCTCTGGAGGAACTATTACAGGCGCAAAGTGGGCTCAATCGCAAACCGATGGTGAATCCTTTCAAACATTCTTTAAAAGCTATTATAATTGGCTTAAGAAAGATGATTTAACTAAAAATGCAATAAGCCACCTAAAAAGTACCAGAGAGTGGAAAAAACAAGGTAACGAACACAAAAAGAGAAATCCAATTAATGCTTTTGCCATAGAATACAATAAGCTATTCTATCATAGGACTTTAGGTGATGTACACCAAGCTATAAAAAATGGTAAAACTAGCTTTAATAAAGTTTTATTTAATACTACTGACTTTTCGCACTCAATGGGTTTTAAGTTTCAAAATATTACTAGTGGCAGCACATTAGGAAACAAAAAAGTCCAAAAGCTTGGGCATTCATTAAATAATCATATTTCAGAATTTAAGCTCGGAGATATTTTAGCAGCTTCTTCAGCTTTCCCTGGTGGTTTTGAACCTATTAGTTTTCCATCTGATTTCGTCCCAAAAAACAAGCGAGAATTAATAGGTATTGATAAAATGAATGAAATAGGTTTAATGGACGGAGGTATAACCGATAATCAAGGAATCTCAAGTATTCTTTCTGGCAAAAAAACATATGACTTATATTTCATTGCAGATGTGGCTTCTCCTTAA
- a CDS encoding DUF3748 domain-containing protein: MSGNNLFTNLKEIQLTNDLKGHFIHTNGSFSPDNNWLVYDTRNDDTHIARTGSIEMINVNTLEVRRLYNTKNQTKNGPGVGAVSFNPKRNQVLFIHGLQECNKISPYSFSRRTGVSIKTHSPQEPIFLDARDVMPPFTQGALRGGTHAHSWSSDGKWVSFTYNDDIMMKLSLQTGSKIKDLRMVGIMAPLGPVNVDNNSSSENLNGKMFSVVISEILENPEPGSNQIDRAYGDGWVGNKGYRKSNGQKQNRAVAFLGDTIDEKGNKLTELFIVDIPNDISKSNLKKPLEGTEKTRPNPPLHTVQRRVTYTNERKYPGIISFGNPVRSNRDGTLLFIIMKDEKGISQIYSVSSNDGLIEKLTDNNLSIDTSFDISPDGRYLVYGINENVYITDILLANTFIKFSNNEQENKSLRGLQWSKDGKSIAYNRKVFQNGFDYFQLFVLK, encoded by the coding sequence ATGAGTGGGAATAATTTATTTACAAATTTAAAAGAGATACAACTTACCAATGATTTGAAAGGTCACTTTATACATACCAATGGTTCCTTTTCACCAGATAATAATTGGCTCGTGTATGATACAAGAAATGATGATACACATATAGCAAGAACAGGAAGTATAGAAATGATAAATGTCAATACATTAGAAGTTAGACGGTTATATAATACTAAAAATCAAACTAAAAATGGACCTGGGGTTGGTGCAGTTTCATTTAACCCCAAGAGAAATCAGGTTTTGTTCATTCACGGCCTTCAAGAATGTAATAAAATATCACCTTATTCATTTTCTAGGAGAACAGGTGTTAGTATTAAAACACATTCACCCCAAGAGCCCATATTTTTGGATGCGAGAGATGTAATGCCACCTTTTACTCAAGGCGCTCTTCGGGGTGGAACACATGCCCATTCTTGGAGTTCTGACGGAAAATGGGTGTCGTTTACCTATAACGATGATATAATGATGAAGCTATCGTTACAAACCGGTAGTAAAATAAAGGATTTAAGAATGGTTGGTATAATGGCTCCATTAGGACCGGTTAATGTTGACAATAATTCTTCCAGTGAAAACCTAAATGGTAAAATGTTTAGTGTTGTAATATCTGAAATATTGGAAAATCCTGAACCCGGCAGTAATCAAATTGACCGAGCCTACGGTGATGGATGGGTCGGTAACAAAGGGTATAGGAAATCAAACGGCCAGAAACAAAATAGGGCAGTTGCTTTTTTGGGAGACACAATTGACGAAAAAGGAAATAAATTAACCGAACTCTTTATTGTAGATATTCCTAATGACATTTCTAAATCAAATTTAAAAAAACCTCTAGAGGGTACAGAAAAAACTAGACCTAATCCTCCTTTGCATACGGTGCAACGAAGAGTAACATATACTAATGAAAGAAAGTATCCTGGGATAATCTCTTTCGGAAACCCTGTTCGTAGTAATCGTGATGGTACTTTGCTTTTTATAATTATGAAAGATGAGAAAGGTATTAGTCAAATATATAGTGTTTCTTCTAATGATGGATTAATAGAAAAATTGACAGATAATAATCTATCTATCGATACCTCTTTTGATATTAGTCCTGATGGAAGATATTTGGTTTATGGAATTAATGAAAATGTTTATATAACTGACATTCTATTAGCAAATACTTTTATTAAATTTTCAAATAATGAACAGGAAAATAAAAGCCTAAGAGGATTACAATGGTCTAAAGATGGAAAATCAATCGCATATAATCGAAAAGTTTTTCAAAATGGTTTTGACTATTTTCAATTATTCGTTCTAAAATAA
- a CDS encoding sodium:solute symporter: MNTIDIIVFLAYIIGIAAFGGSFFKKNRTSTSYTVGNKDIPGWVVTMSIFATFVSSISYLALPGSAFLTNWNAFAFSLSLPIASFIAVKFFVPLYRKINSPSAYTYMEQRFGPWARIYVSMCYLLTQLMRIGTILYLLALTLNAIVGWDITTIIIITGVVVAIYSMLGGITAVLWTDAIQGIILIVGAIACVGYILINMPDGPGQVMDIAFSNDKFGLGSFDLELSDSTFWVVLIYGIFINLQNYGVDQNYVQRYMASKSEKAAQRSALIGGLIYVPVSALFLFIGTALFAYYNAADSLPLELQDATKSDRVFPYFIVNALPAGLSGLLVASIFAAGMSTISTSFNSSATVFLTDYYNKYFKKNATDKEGMKVLYISSAVISIIGITIAIAMINVKSALDAWWKLASIFSGGMLGLFLLGIMSKTKNIIGAIIGTIAGILVILWLSLSDMLFGEDSIGNYFHTYLTIVLGTVVIFLTGFIISLLSKNKTD, from the coding sequence ATGAATACCATAGATATTATTGTTTTTTTGGCATATATTATTGGCATAGCTGCGTTTGGGGGTTCTTTCTTTAAAAAGAATAGAACATCGACCTCCTATACCGTTGGTAACAAAGATATTCCAGGGTGGGTCGTTACTATGTCAATTTTCGCAACTTTTGTTAGTAGTATCAGTTATTTGGCTTTACCAGGCAGTGCATTTCTTACTAATTGGAATGCATTTGCTTTTAGCCTTTCTTTACCTATCGCCTCTTTTATTGCAGTTAAATTTTTTGTACCACTATACCGTAAAATAAATAGCCCGTCTGCATACACTTATATGGAGCAACGTTTTGGTCCATGGGCACGTATTTATGTATCTATGTGTTATTTATTGACACAATTAATGAGAATTGGTACTATTCTATATTTATTAGCGCTAACTTTAAATGCAATCGTTGGATGGGATATAACTACCATAATTATTATAACCGGTGTTGTTGTTGCGATATATTCTATGCTAGGAGGAATTACAGCCGTATTATGGACTGATGCAATTCAAGGTATTATTTTAATTGTAGGCGCAATTGCCTGTGTAGGTTATATTTTGATTAATATGCCGGATGGTCCGGGGCAGGTTATGGATATTGCATTTTCTAATGATAAGTTCGGTTTAGGAAGTTTTGACTTAGAATTATCTGATTCCACTTTTTGGGTGGTACTAATTTATGGAATATTTATTAACCTTCAGAATTATGGTGTAGATCAGAATTATGTACAACGTTATATGGCTTCCAAATCTGAAAAGGCAGCACAACGTTCAGCATTGATTGGTGGACTTATTTATGTTCCTGTTTCTGCTCTATTTCTTTTCATAGGAACAGCACTATTCGCTTATTATAATGCTGCAGATTCTTTGCCATTAGAATTGCAAGATGCAACAAAAAGTGATAGAGTTTTTCCCTATTTTATTGTTAATGCTCTACCGGCAGGGTTGAGCGGTTTATTGGTAGCTTCTATTTTTGCAGCAGGTATGAGTACTATATCAACAAGTTTTAATAGTTCGGCAACCGTATTTTTGACAGATTATTACAATAAGTATTTCAAGAAAAATGCAACGGATAAAGAGGGAATGAAAGTACTTTATATATCCTCTGCGGTAATAAGTATTATTGGAATAACAATAGCAATCGCAATGATCAATGTTAAAAGTGCTTTAGATGCTTGGTGGAAATTGGCCTCTATTTTTAGCGGAGGTATGTTGGGCTTATTTCTTTTAGGTATAATGTCTAAAACTAAAAATATTATAGGAGCAATCATAGGAACGATAGCTGGTATTTTAGTTATTCTATGGTTGAGTCTATCGGACATGTTGTTTGGTGAAGACTCGATAGGAAATTATTTTCATACGTATTTGACTATTGTTCTAGGAACCGTTGTAATATTTCTTACGGGCTTTATCATCTCGCTTTTATCAAAGAATAAAACAGATTAG